The DNA sequence GGTCGGCACGGACCCCGTCCATCCGGGCAGAGGCATCCGCCACGGGACTGAAGACAATTGAGGCCGCCACTGCAGCCGCCGCCACCGAGGACGCTGCGGCAGCCACCGCCCCTGCTGCCGTACTGGTGCTCCGGGTAACGTAACGGGCGGCTTTGCGGTGCATGGTGTTCCCTTCAACTGCGGTCCAACTGCTCCAACTCTCGCCAGCCCTCCTTCGTTCCCCCGGTGCGTCCGCTGAGAGGGAACTGTGAATGGGCCGCCCCCACCGGCCCGGCCATCCGTATTAGGCTGGATGCCAGTGATCCAGGCCCTGTATCCGCACGGGGCTCCCATCAACAAAGGAGAGTCATGGCAGGCGAGTCAACGTTCGACGTCGTAAGCAAAGTGGACAAGCAGGAAGTGGCCAACGCGCTCAACCAGTCCCAGAAGGAAATCGCCCAGCGCTATGACTTCAAGGGCGTGGGCGCCGAGATCGACTTCAGCGGCGAGAAGATCCTCATGAAGGCCAACTCGGAAGAGCGCGTCAAAGCCGTCCTGGACGTTTTCCAGTCCAAGCTGATCAAGCGCGGCATCTCGCTGAAGTCCCTGGACGAGGGGGAACCCTACGCCTCGGGCAAGGAGTACCGCCTGGAGGCCTCCATCAAGGAAGGCATTGCCCAGGACCTGGCCAAGAAGATCAACAAGCTCATCCGCGATGAAGCACCCAAGTCGGTCAAGTCGCAGATCCAGGGCGACGAACTGCGCGTTTCCTCCAAGTCGCGTGACGACCTGCAGGCCACCATGGCGCTGCTGAAGGACTTCGAGGAAGCAGACCTGCAGTTTGTGAACTTCCGCAGCTAGTGACCCGCCGCCGTCGTTTTCGACACGGAGAAAGTTACACGCCACGCCTAGAGGCCGGTGCACCCCGCATTCCGGGTGCGCCGGCCTTTTGCATGTCGCCCCCGCTTTACGCGGCGCGGAGCTGCCAGGGCGCTTGGGGCCCGGAGTTTGGGGCCCGGGGGGGTAACCTGGGGACAATTACGGCACGTTTAGTTTGCGTAATCGACGGCGCCGGGTAATCTCTTCCTTAGGCCTGCCTAAGTAAGGGCAGCCTGAGCGAAAGAACACTCCATGACTGCCAACTTCCTGATCGGCCTGCGCGAAGGACTCGAAGCCACCCTGGTGGTGGTCCTCCTCATGGCCTACCTGGCCAAAACGGACCGCCGCCATCTCATTCCCCGGTTGTGGGTGGGCGTGGCAGCGGCCGTTGCAGTGTCCGTTGCCTTCGGCGCCCTGCTGACCTTCGGCCCCAAAGGCCTCACCTTCGAAGCGCAGGAGGCCATCGGCGGCACCCTGTCCATCGCCGCCGTCGGCCTGGTGACGTGGATGGTCTTCTGGATGGCACGCACCGCACGAACCCTGGGCAGCGACCTGAAATCCCGCGTGGACAGGTCCGCGGGCGGAGCAGGTTGGGGGCTGGCCGTCGTGGCCGCCATCGCGGTGGGA is a window from the Arthrobacter sp. NicSoilC5 genome containing:
- a CDS encoding YajQ family cyclic di-GMP-binding protein; this encodes MAGESTFDVVSKVDKQEVANALNQSQKEIAQRYDFKGVGAEIDFSGEKILMKANSEERVKAVLDVFQSKLIKRGISLKSLDEGEPYASGKEYRLEASIKEGIAQDLAKKINKLIRDEAPKSVKSQIQGDELRVSSKSRDDLQATMALLKDFEEADLQFVNFRS